GACGTCAGGCAGACGATCGACCGCTTTGGGGTCTTCGAGACTCCACTGACCGTCGATCCGGAGGAACCCTACGTCGAGGCGGCCAGGGACGTCTTCGAGGAGCGCCCGGAGACGGCGATCTTCTGTTACGGACACACCCACCGACCGGGAATCAGAGAGGTCGACGACCGGCTGCTCGTCAACACGGGGACGTGGCTCAAACGCCTCCATCGCCGTGACGTCGCCGGACGCCTCATTCCCCCGGTGTTCGCCCCGAGCTACCAGATTCCGGTCGTTCGGATCGAGGCTAGCGAGGAGGGCGTGGCCGTCGAGTACGAGGAGATCGAGAAGGACAATCCACGGAAAGAAGAGCTTACCCTCACAGAGCGGTTCCTGACGCGGAGCCGGGAGCCGAACCCGGAGCTCCCCGATCGGACGGTTGTCTCGGACGGCACTGTGTCGGACGATCCGACACGGGCAGAACAGCCAGCCAGCTAGGGCGCGTCGGCCCGCTCGGGCTCCGGTCGCCGGACGTTGATCTCCCCGTTCGTCGTCACGCTCACGACGAGCGACGCCGTCACTTCTCTGCCGATCACCGCATCGCCTGCGGCGTCGCTGACCGCTTTCATCAGGTCCGGTGCGGACTGTGTGACCTTGACGTTTGCGTCGTCACAGGCGTCGTAGACACGGCCGGGCACGTCGTACAGGTCCGTCCCGGCATCGATCCGGACCCGAACCGGAGCCTGCAACGCTTCGGCAAACGCGATCGTCTCGCGGGACTTCCGGATGTTCTCGCGCGCACTCGACTCGATGCTGGAGACGTTCGCCCGCGAGGTGCCGAGTCGCTCTGCGATCGCCGACTGGGAGAGCCCGCGCTCGCGGAGGATCAGCACCTCGGCCTGTCGGCGCGTGAGGACGTTCTCGTCCCCGTCGAACCCGATACTGTCGAGTAGTTCGTCGACGTCGAGCGCCTCGTTCTCGCTCATCGTCCACCTCTACTGTGACGATCGGTGGGATGACCAGTCTCGGACGGCCACGCGATATCGAACGGCATTGGCGGTGTTTCGCCCCCCACTCGCAAAAAAGCACCTGGACGTCGCGTCGCGGCACGCGAGACGGTGACCACGATACTGACCTTTGCCGCCTGAGCCACGTTTAGGATATCCGGGCCCCTAATCGGATGTATGGACGACAGTACCGCGGTCGTGACGGGTGCAACGAGTGGGATCGGCCGGGCGGTCGCCGCCGCCTGCGCGGACGAGGGCGCACACGTCGTCGCCTGTGCGCGCGATGCCGACGATATCGCCGACGTGGTAGCCAAAATCGAGTCCAGCGGGGGGACGGCAACCGGCGTTCGCGCCGACGTTCGTGACGAGTTCGACGCCGAACGTCTCGCCGAAACCGCCGCCCGGGTTGGCAATGATGGCATCGAGTACGTCTTCGCGAACGCCGGTGTGTTCCACGGGAGCCCCGGCGACGAACCGATCGATGCGGAGAGCTACACCACCTACGACGACCATCTGCGAACGAACGGTAGAGGGGTCTTCGCGACGATCAAAGAGGCGAAGCCGCATCTGACCGACACCGCCCGGGTGATCGTCCCGACCGGTTCGGTCGCCCGTGACGCGAAAGCGGGGATCGGCTCGTATGCGGTCTCGAAGGCGACCGCCGAGGCGATCGCCCGCGCGTTCGCGGTGGATATCGAGCAGACCGTCGGCTGCGTCGATCCCGGACAGGTCGCCACGGATCTGTCGGGACCGGGCGGGCGTGATCCCGAAGATGTCGCGCCGATGTTCGTCTGGGCGGCGACAGAGGCCGATCCGGAGGAGCTAAACGGTGCGGTTCTCGGACTGCGTGAGTGGAAGATGGCGACGCGGTGACTCACGCGCCGACTCACAGCTCCCGGTCGCTGTCCGGGTTGTCCAGTTCCCAGAGGATTTCGGGGAGAAAGGCATCGAGTTCGTCGATGACGCGGCGCTCGCTGACATTCAGGCCCTCGCAGTGTTCGTGGGCCGAGTCGCGGATGTCGACGTGAAGCTCGCCGTCTTCGAGCGTCACCGCGAGCGGAAAGACCGAACAGCGTGCGGGCTTCCAGTCGTGTTCGGCGTGGAGCGCACAGAGGCCGTCCTCGCGCAAGAAGTAACAGGCTGCACCGTCCTCGGCGACGTGCTCCTCGCGGTCTTTCTCCTCGCGCCGGACGAAATCGTGGCCGCGGAACTCCGTCGTCGACTCGTTGAGGTTTGCGCGCTCGGCGAGACCGAGAAAGTCACGGTCGTACAGCAAGACGCCGTGCTGACAGCACCAGGTGCAGTCGTCGACACACTCGAACGTGAGGTCGGGATCGAACTCGACGATAACCTCGCGGTCGGGATACACCTCGACGCGCTGGCCCGTCTGATCGGTCGACACGAACACCCGTTCGGGCGGCGCAGCAAAAAGCGCGACGCATCCGGTACCGCGCCGCTCCGTGGCGACGACCGTATCAGGACTCGAAGAGCGCGTGATCGTCGTCGACATCGGCCCGTTCGGCGTACGCCAGCGTATAGTAGTCTCGATCGGCTAGCTCGGTGGGATCGTCGGTGATCACCGTCTCGCCCTGTTCCATGAACAGCCGCCGACCATACGTGACCTCGTAGCCCGCATCGACGAGTTTCTCGTGGGTCACCGGCACGTCGGTCACTTTGAACAGGATCAGCCTGTCCGGGCCAACCGGCGCGTCGCCGCCGGACGCTTCCCGGAGCGTGAGCTCGCTTCCGGCGGCGATTTCGACGTCCAGCGCGGCCGCAAAGGCCGTTACTGAGCTCACGCCCGGCACGACCTCGACGTCGACTCCGGGATGGAACCGTTCGATGGTTCGTCGCAGGTGACCGAACGTCGAGTACACGTTGGGATCTCCAAGCGTAACAAACGCGGCATCGCCGTCCTCGGCCGTAGGTGCTACATCGGAAGCGGCCGACTTCCATGCCTGACGGAGCTCCGCCTCGTCCCGTGTCATCGGAAACTCGAGGTCGCCGATCCGGGACTCGGGGACGTGTTCGAGCGCGACCGATCGCGAGAGTCGTCCCGGCGTGTAGACGACATCGACTTCATCCAGTACCTGCGCACCGCGGACCGTCAACAGGCCCGCGTCCCCGGGCCCGAGACCGACTCCGTACAGCGTCATGTCGCGATCACCGCTGCAGTGTTTGCGTCCATCGTGTCATCCCTTCGGAGAGCTTGCCTCATGGAACTTCCGTGCCGGGTCGGCATCACGGGTCGTCCTCGACGATCGCCCGTCCAGCAGGATCCGACATCTGGTGGCGTGTCGCCAGCCCGGCCAGATGCGGCGTTTCGGGAACGATCAGCGTCTCGGTCGCCAGCTCTACCGCGCTTGCGCTTCCGGGGAGACAGAAGATCGGAACGCCGTCTGCGATCCCGGCGAGCGCACGACTCGCCATTGCCCGCGTACCGACTTCCTCGTAGGAAAGCATACGGAACAGCTCGCCGAACCCGCGGAGACGACGGTCGATCGTCGCCTGGACTGCGTCGGGTGTCACGTCGTCCGCAGTGACGCCGGTGCCGCCCGTGGTGATGATGGTATCGACGTCCTGTCGCGTCAGCAGGGACTCCAGCAGGTCTTCGATACGGTCAGCGTCGTCCGGGACCAGCGCGCGGGCGGTCACGCGATGGCCCGCGGACTCGAAGGTCACTACTGCGGTGTCGCCGCCGGGGTCGTCGACCGTGGAGAGGGCGTCAGCGGGGTTGTGCTCGTCGTACCGGGAGGTCGAGACGGTGACGACGGCGACGTACAGGGGATCGATGACGTCGTGACTGTGGTTGTCAGTACTACGGCGCCGGGAGCGGTCGACGTGGTCGCCCGTCATCGCTGACCCCGTAGCGCCGCCGGTCTGGTCGTTCGGGTACCGGAGCCGTCGATCACGAGCTCCTGACCCGTGCGCCGGGGGAACCGGTCGTCGTCCAGCCCCTCACGTTCGCCCTCACGGACCAGCGTCTCGTCGAGCGCGGCGGTGACCGCGGCCTCGTCAAGTCCCTTGCCGATGACGACCAGGCGGGTCTCGCGATCGCCGACGTCGGGGTCCCAGTCGAGATCGTCGCCGCGTCGGTAGATCTCCTGTCTGGACTCCGGGAGGCTGGCGATCCAGCGCCCTTCCGGGACGACTCGTGTCGCCGATCCCGCGAAACTGGCGGTGAAGGCGTGGCGATCCCGGCCTGCGACCCAGAGGATTCCCTTCATGCGAACGACGCTCGCGGGCAACGACTGGAGGCAGTCGACGAACCGCCCCGGGTGGACCGGCCGGCGTCGGTGGTACGTAAACGAGTCCAGTCCGAACGCCTCCGGGGGATGCCTGTGGTCGTGGCCGTCGTGCGAGTGGTCATCGTGGGAGTGATCGTGGTCGTCATGCGAGTGTTCCGTCCCACTCTCGGCGTTGTCACCGCCGTCAGCGTCGCGCAGGATCTGCTTCCACCCTGCCGAAGACTGTGACTCGTCCTCGTCGAACAGCCCGGTGTCGAGAACGTCCTCCGGCGAGACGTCACCGTGGGTCGTCTCGTGGATCGTCGCGCGCGGCTGGAGGGACCGAAGCGTCTCGGTGAGGGCCGCACGCTCGTCCTCGTCGACCAGATCGCACTTGTTGACCAGCAGGACGTCGGCGAGTTCGACCTGTTCGACGAGCAGTTCCGACAGGGGACGGCTCTCGTCGGCTTCGTCAGCCGCTCCGAGCGGCTGGCCCTCGAGTACTGCATCGTGGAACGTGCGGGCGTCGACGACCGTCACGAGGGCGTCGAGATCGTACCGGGGGGCGACCTGCGGCGAGCGGACGAATCGCTCGACGATCGGCGCGGGATCGCTCACGCCCGAGGGTTCGACCAGCAGGTGATCGAACGACGATTTGCCGTCGAGTTCCAGCAAGGCGGCATCGAGTTCGCCCTGCAGACCACAGCAGATACAGCCGTTCGAGAGCTCTGTGAGCTCGGAGCCACCCGAAAGCTCCGAACGCGACTCGATGAGGTCGGCGTCGACGTTGACCTCGCCCATGTCGTTAACGAGGACGGCCACGTCACGATCGGCGTCGGTCAGCACGCGATTCACGAGCGTCGTCTTCCCCGCGCCGAGGCCGCCGCTGAGCAGGGTGACGGGGGTGGGCATCAGTCGTCGGCCAGCGCCAGTTCGCGCTGGTCGTCGGTCCCGAACGGATCCGGGAACCCGGTCCAGTCCTCGTCCATCTCGGCGTCGGTGAGCACGCACTCTTCCAGAGAGTCGATGAGCGGGTCGGCATCGAACTCCCGGCCGATGAAGACGAGTTCGGTGCCACGGTCGCCCCACTGTTCGTCCCAGTCCTCTTCGATACCGGGACGCGCCTGGAAATACCGTTCCTGCTGGGCGGGCGGCAAGGCGGCGATCCACTGTCCCGCCGGTCCTGCTCGAACCGACGTGCCGGCCTTGTCGATCCCCATCGCGACGTCCTCGCGGCCCGCACTCCAGAAAAAGCCCTTCGCACGGATGATCTGGTCGGGGAGCTCGGCGAGCAGGTCGGCGATCCGCTCGGGATGGAACGGACGGTCCGCCTCGAAGGTAAAGGAGGTTACGCCGTGTTCTTCCTGTGGGTCGTGATGGTGATCGTGGTTGAGTTCGTGTTTCCAGCCGGCGGACTGGCTGGCGGCGTCGAAGTCGAACAGGCCGGTATCGAGGATCCGTCCTGGATCGATATTCCCGTGTTCGGTTCGGATGATCTCCGCGCGGGGCTGGAGCCGTTCGAGCACGGCCTCAATCTCGTCGAGCGCGTCCGCGGGCACGAGATCGCACTTGTTGAGCAAGAGGACGTCACAGAACTCGATCTGGTCGAGCAGTGCCTCCTCGGGAACACGACCGTCTTCCGGGCTGAGCTCGTCGGCTGTCAGCGCCGCTCCGGAATCGAAGGCCTCGTAGAAGCTGTGTGCGTTGACGACCGTGACCGTCGTGTCGAGTTCGTAGGTACCCGTGGGATCGAACTCGGTGTCCTCGAACCCGCGAGCGAACGTCTGTGCGACCGGGATCGGTTCGCTGATCCCCGAGGACTCGACCAGCAGGTAGTCGAAGTCACGGAGCTCGGCGAGGCGGCCGACTTCCTCGAGCATGTCGCCGCGCAGCCGACAGCAGATACAGCCGTTCGACATCTCGATGATCTCCTCGTCGCCCTCCGAGAGCTCCGATTGCTGTTCGACCAGTTCGGCGTCAACGTTGATCTCGCCCATATCGTTGACGACCACGGCGACGTCGAGGCCGTGCTCCTCGTTGAGAACGGTGTTGAGCGTCGTTGTCTTGCCCGCACCGAGGCTACCGCTAAGTATCGTGACGGGAATCGGTGAGTCTGTCATTGGTCCGTGCAGGTTTAACAATTCGGAGGGACTTAATATTAGTTATTCGCTAATTGTGACCTTCATCATAACAACCACTATTATGCCCCGTCACAAAGGCCCAGATATGCCGGTCGTAAGCATCTCGCTCCCGGAGGAACTGCTGGAATCCGTCGACAGTTTCGCCGAGGAACAGGGCTACACGGGACGAAGCGAAGTGTTCAGACAGAGCGTCCGCGGCCTACTCGGCGAGTTCGACGAGTCCGAACTCCGGGGTCGGGAGCTGATGGGGACCGTCACCGTGCTGTTCGAGTACGGGAGTTCGGGCGTCGAAAACGAGGTGACCCACCTGCGTCACGAGTACGAATCGCTGATCGTCTCGAACGTCCACGGTCACGTCGGCGAGCGCTACTGTATGGAGCTGTTCGTCATCGAAGGGGGGCTGGAGGACGTCTCCGAAGTCGTCTCCAGCGTCCGGACGGTCGACGGCGTACTGACTGTCGATTACTCGCTTCAGCCGATCGACGATGTCGGCGGTATCGCCAGTCCGTCCTGACGGTCAGAGATTGCGCAAGGAGAGCAGTTTGACACGCCCGACGCCGTCGAAATCCCGGAGATCGTAGACGAGTTCTCGGATCCGTGCCACTTCGCCCCGACAGAATACCGTCTCCAGGCACCACTCTCCCTCGTGGACGTGACTGGTCGCACTGATGGCGTCCTGATACTGGTGTTGAATCCCGTGGAGTTCACGGATCACCTCCTCGTGCTCGTAATCGAAGACGATCACCGCCGCTACGGATCCCGACATCTCCTCCAGTTTCGAGTGGGCTTCGACGTACTCCTGGATCGCTTCCCGGACCGCCCGCGAGCGGGAATCGAATCCTTCGGCCTGCCAGACGGCGTCGAACTCGGCGAGCACGTCGTCGGGAATGTTCAGACTCGTTCGCATACACGTTGATGGGTCCGAACAGTGTTAGGGCCTGTCGTTTTTTCGGTGTCCTACCCGTCAGCGAGCCAGAGTGTACCATGTGTCAGTGTGCAAGCGGTAATAATACACGTACTAGGAAAATCGAGGCATTGTATACATATGAACCTAAGTTTATATTCGAGTTCCCCATTAGTAACAGATACGCATGAGCCAGAGCGCCTCAACAACGTGGACGGACCCTTCGACCTGCCCGTTTTGCGACGCCGAACTCGCCGATCCCGGCGCGGGATTCGTCGATCATATTCACACGAGTACCGAGTGCAAGAGCGAGTTTGACACCTGGCGCTCGAATATTGCGGGCGATATGGGGGGTGAGTGGAGCGGATGAGTCTCGGACGTACCACCGCGTCGACGCACACGCCGACGCCGATTCCGAGCGAGATCGAAGCGCCGACGGCCAAGCTCGTCTACATGACACTCGACGCCGACGGCCCCCACACTATCGACGAGCTGAGCGACCGGCTGAACATGCAGAAACTGGTGCTGTTGGAGACGCTCCGAACGCTCGAATCGAAAGGGATCGTCGATGCCAACGGCGAGTGCTGTACCGCAAACTAGCGACCGAACACTGGCGCTCTCCTTTTGATGGCAGCGTGGGAACTCCCGTGCCCGCCAGCGGATATTGCGGCTGACTGCCAGGCGACGAATCACATACAAGCCCCCGATCATCGAGTGGCGACAATTGTTAAGTTTGTTCGCCGGTTGGTTGCGGGTATGGAACGACGACGATTTCTCGCCGCCGGTGGTGTCGGTGCAAGTGGCCTGTTGGCTGGCTGTACCGACGTGCTCGGTGACGACGATTCGGTCCCCGAGCGCGACCCCGCAAACGAAGTTGCCGACAGCATTGCGACCGCGGTCGGACTGACGAATACGGCTGCCCTGTCACTCGACAGCGTCGACACCGGTTTCGAGGAACCGGACACAATCGAGTTTGACGAGGACGAACCCCGCGACCGGCTTACCGAGGCCCGAACTGCGCTTGAGGACGCCGAAGCCGACGACGACGGAAGCCGTGAAACAGAGATCGCAGCCGTCCGTGCGTACATCGGAATCGTCGAGTCAATGATCGATATGTTCGTCGAGCTGCTCGACGGTGCGTCCGAACTCTCGGACTCCGACGAGTCGTTCGACCCCGACGATATTGATCGACTCCGCGGGAGTATCACCGCGGCGCGTGATCCGATCGAACGGGCGGTGAGTGCGCGGACGGCGGGCTCCGAGCACCGCGATTCGGCAGACGAGTCAGCGCTGACCGACCTCGACGCCGAGTTCAAGACCGTTACCGACGGGTTCGACGAACTCGTCTCCTTTACCGACGGCTTCGACGTGCTAACCACGGGGTACGCTACGCTGCTCGATGGAGTCGAGTACGTCGAGACCGCACAGGATCAGTTCAGTGCCGAGGAGTACGACGATGCGCGCGTTGGGTTCGCCGATGCGACCGCGGCGTTCGACACGGCAAATTCGACGTTTTCCGACGGTCAGTCCGACGCTCACGAGGAACTCGACGGAGAATTCGATCGGGCGACCGGCCGCAGCGATTCGCTCATTCGCCTGTCATCGAGCCACGAGTCGATGCTCGATGGGCGAGAGCTGCTGGAAGACGGCAAAGAGGAGTTCGAAAACGAAGAGTTCGGGGCCGCAAGCGCTGCGTTCTCCGGGGCACAGGAGGAGTTCACAGCAGCATCCGAAGAACTCGACGCAGAGCCACAGCCAGAAGGAGAGTTCGACGCGGAGTTCAATCAGGCCCAGTGTCGTGCCGACAATCTCGGTGAGGCCGCCGACGAGTTCGCGGCGGCGGCCGACGCTGCCGATCAGGGCAACTTCATCGAGGCGGACCAGCGGTTCGAGAACGGCGAAGACGCGCTCGAAGCAGCCGAAAACTGCTAGAAGTTCCGCCAGACATCCTCGTCCCAGTTGTCGGACTGTTCGGCGTCATCATCCCCGCCGTCCTCTTCACGGGGCGTTTCGCCGGGGGGACTCGTCGCGCCGCCCGCGACGTTTACCGGCTCTTCGGCTTCGGGCAGGTTCAGCTCCGGCCACGCCCCTTCGTCCCAGTCGCCGACCTTGCTGTAGTAGTAGACGACGTTCCCGTTGATCACCGCAAAGAGGTCCCGCCGACGGTCGTGGACGACTCGCTCTTTCGTATCGATGGCGACATCGACGACGTCTTCGAGCGTATCGAGTTCGATGTAGTTGTTGCCGACCCACATCGGAATCGAACCTGTCGAGATCCAGTCCGCGTAGCGGCGGCGGTGGATCTCCTGTTTGATCGCGGCGATATCCATCTCCTCGGGATTCGTCGCACGGACTGTTCCGGCACCGGTCAAAAAGAGCAGTCCCATGAGACCGAACAGCGAGACGACCATCCAGTTCGGCGAACCGGTCTCTTCGATCGTCCGCGTCGTATCACGGGTCTGTGAGTCACGCAGGTCCGACTCGAACCAGTAAGCCCGGTCGGTCACCTCCATCACGCTCGTCGATGTCAACTCCCCTTCGTAGGTGCCCGTATCGTACTCGGTCCGCAGGTGGACGGTGGTCTCGACGCTCCCGACCCCGGAGAGTCGCTCCTGGAGTTCGGCGAGGCGCTGCTGGAGTACCTCGACGTCGATCGAGGTCGACGACGTGGCCTCGCCGTCCTCGACGGTTGCCGTTTCCTCGATGAGCACGTCCTCTTCGTACCAGAACACGTCCCCGTCACGGGTTCCCTCTATCTGTAGTGTCAGTTCGTGCGTTACCGTGGTCCCATCGGGCGCGGACGTTTGTGGTTCGATATCGACAACCGGCGAGGCTTCAATGATGTACGTCGAGCCATCCGAGGAGACGCCAGCCCATTCTTCCTCGTCGACGATCTCGGCACTGACCAGCCCCGTCGTCTCGATCGATTGCTGGTCGGTCTGTTCGGTGGCGGTCGTGGTCGGCGGCGTCAGCGCGATACCCGCCGCGACGACCAGCGCCAGCACTCCGGCGACCGCCAGCGCGATCATCAGGTTCCGTCCGTGGTTTGCGATCAGCAGCTTCGCGCGTGGGTCGTCGATCAGTGGCATTGTGATTGGTGTGACAGTCGTCGACGTCCGAGGCTTCGGAGCGTGCCCTGCCGACCGTCTGTTTCGAGTCGTCTGTAATACCGAACTCCCATGATATAATTTTGTTGGAAAATAACTGGGGCGAACAGATCAGGTATCATAGCCACTTGCGGATCTTCCGGCGGAGCCGATATGCAAGGGGAACGTCCTTGCCCGATCGCAGCCGGATATCGCCCGTCCCGAACAGGGCGACGATCGCGACCAGCCCTCCCATGGCGATCACGGCGTTGATGCTCAACAACGCGACGAGCGGATGGATCGAGTGGAGTCCGCCGATCAGGGTCGGGGGCAACACCACGAGATACCGGTGTTCGGTGACGTGGCGTGTGTATCGCCCCTCCTCTGCGGGGACAGAGAGCGTGACGCTGGTCTCGGCAGTGGACCCGCGGCTCACCCACGTCCGATCGGGCTCGGTTGTGACGTCCTCGCCGGGCTCGAAGAAAACGACGACCGGGACGAAGCCGTCGTTTCGCACGGTGTGTTCGACCGTCGAGCTGCCGCCCGCCTCGATCACCAGCGGGTCCTCCTCGGGTGTCTCCGAGCTCGCGACACCGTACTCCTGGATCCCCGCAGGGACAACCATCGCCGCCGTCGCGGCGACGACCAGCACGACGAGTACCGCGCCGCCGACCACCCAGATCTTCACGACATCGGGGCGTGACGACGAACGTGTGATATCGCGCGCGTTCCGCGAGCCGGTCAGGACGGCCAGCCCGATAAAGAACATCCCAAGAGCGACGAACGCGCCGCCGAGCTGGGTTCGTTCAAGCCCGCCCTCCCCGCCCATGGCAGAGACGACGGACTGCTGAACGCTATCTGCACCCGACTGAAAGCCCATCACGACCGTCCCGAGATGCGGAATGGTCACGACTGTATCACCAACCTGGAGGGCGTGGGCGACAATTTGCCCATCCGAGACCGGCGGCTCGTCACCGTCCTGATCAGTGAACGGGTTGGCGTCGCCTCTCGTAATATAGCCCTCGTCGGTCTCCCCGACAACCCGGTGGGTCGTCAGCCCGCCGCCGTGGAGCTCCTCGGCCTCGAAGACCACCACGTCGTCCTCGCTCGTGTCGCCCGCGAGTAACGAGGGAACCGCCACGAAGCCGTCGCCCGCGTTCATCGCCGGCTCCATGCTGCCCGTCGAGACGAATCCCAGCAGGATGGGCTGGCCGAGCAACTGGCCGAGCAAGAGCGCAAGCACGATGATGACGAGGAAGAGTCCGAGCGCCCACTCGACGTAGGACCTGAGCGTCATGCTGGCCTCCACGAGTCACTTCCCGGGCTGGGCTGGCCCGTACGTATCCGGGAAGTATCGCGCATACGGTGTCTACGCTGGTGATCGGTGATATATTTGTTCCTCAGACGTACCGCCGGGCCAGGTCCCAGATGCTGCTGCGACCGATCGCAAGCAGACCGACCAGTGCGGCCAGCCCGACGCTTGCCGTCGCCGGATTACTCAGATATCGTTGTGTGGTCTCGACAACGGTCTCGCCCGGCGAACCGACGGTTACCTCGCCCGCCTCGCTGCCGCTGACGCTCACCGCGAACGTGCCCTCGTCGGCGAACGCGCGAGTGAACGTCACCGTCTCCTCCTCGCCTGCCGCTACGTCGATCTGCTGGCTCTGGAAGACGACCCCCGCAATCGCGAGTTCCGCTGTAAAGGTCCCGTCCTCGTCGCCGACGTTCGCGACGGTGGCCGTGACGTCGACGCTGTCGCCGAGGTCGATTTCGGTCGCCGACACAGCCGCGTCAGTCACCTCGAAGGAGGGTCCGCTGGGCGGGTCCGTGACAGTTACCGTCCCCGCCTCGGTCGTGTAGATCGTCACGCCGGGGCGGTTCGTCACCGCGATCTCGTACTCGCCGGACTGCTGGAACGTGCGCTCGAAGGTCACCGTCGTGGTCTGTCCCGGTCGAAGACTGATCAGTTGCTGGGAGACGATCGTCCCGTCGACCGACAGCCCAACCCGCGTCGAGCCCGGCCCGTCACCGCTGTTCTCGACGGTCGCGGTCACCGTCGAGGACTCACCGGTCTCTACCGCCCGCGGATCGACGTTTACCTCGTTGATTGATATCGACGACGATCTGTCATCCTCAGTCTCGATGCGGATCGTGAACACGTCGCCGTCGAGATCCTTCGAGCTATCGACTTCGAGGCCCACGCCCACCGAC
Above is a genomic segment from Natranaeroarchaeum aerophilus containing:
- a CDS encoding Tfx family DNA-binding protein; the encoded protein is MSENEALDVDELLDSIGFDGDENVLTRRQAEVLILRERGLSQSAIAERLGTSRANVSSIESSARENIRKSRETIAFAEALQAPVRVRIDAGTDLYDVPGRVYDACDDANVKVTQSAPDLMKAVSDAAGDAVIGREVTASLVVSVTTNGEINVRRPEPERADAP
- a CDS encoding CobW family GTP-binding protein — translated: MPTPVTLLSGGLGAGKTTLVNRVLTDADRDVAVLVNDMGEVNVDADLIESRSELSGGSELTELSNGCICCGLQGELDAALLELDGKSSFDHLLVEPSGVSDPAPIVERFVRSPQVAPRYDLDALVTVVDARTFHDAVLEGQPLGAADEADESRPLSELLVEQVELADVLLVNKCDLVDEDERAALTETLRSLQPRATIHETTHGDVSPEDVLDTGLFDEDESQSSAGWKQILRDADGGDNAESGTEHSHDDHDHSHDDHSHDGHDHRHPPEAFGLDSFTYHRRRPVHPGRFVDCLQSLPASVVRMKGILWVAGRDRHAFTASFAGSATRVVPEGRWIASLPESRQEIYRRGDDLDWDPDVGDRETRLVVIGKGLDEAAVTAALDETLVREGEREGLDDDRFPRRTGQELVIDGSGTRTTRPAALRGQR
- a CDS encoding GTP-binding protein, with translation MTDSPIPVTILSGSLGAGKTTTLNTVLNEEHGLDVAVVVNDMGEINVDAELVEQQSELSEGDEEIIEMSNGCICCRLRGDMLEEVGRLAELRDFDYLLVESSGISEPIPVAQTFARGFEDTEFDPTGTYELDTTVTVVNAHSFYEAFDSGAALTADELSPEDGRVPEEALLDQIEFCDVLLLNKCDLVPADALDEIEAVLERLQPRAEIIRTEHGNIDPGRILDTGLFDFDAASQSAGWKHELNHDHHHDPQEEHGVTSFTFEADRPFHPERIADLLAELPDQIIRAKGFFWSAGREDVAMGIDKAGTSVRAGPAGQWIAALPPAQQERYFQARPGIEEDWDEQWGDRGTELVFIGREFDADPLIDSLEECVLTDAEMDEDWTGFPDPFGTDDQRELALADD
- a CDS encoding DUF5305 domain-containing protein, which gives rise to MPLIDDPRAKLLIANHGRNLMIALAVAGVLALVVAAGIALTPPTTTATEQTDQQSIETTGLVSAEIVDEEEWAGVSSDGSTYIIEASPVVDIEPQTSAPDGTTVTHELTLQIEGTRDGDVFWYEEDVLIEETATVEDGEATSSTSIDVEVLQQRLAELQERLSGVGSVETTVHLRTEYDTGTYEGELTSTSVMEVTDRAYWFESDLRDSQTRDTTRTIEETGSPNWMVVSLFGLMGLLFLTGAGTVRATNPEEMDIAAIKQEIHRRRYADWISTGSIPMWVGNNYIELDTLEDVVDVAIDTKERVVHDRRRDLFAVINGNVVYYYSKVGDWDEGAWPELNLPEAEEPVNVAGGATSPPGETPREEDGGDDDAEQSDNWDEDVWRNF
- a CDS encoding DUF7501 family protein; translated protein: MSQSASTTWTDPSTCPFCDAELADPGAGFVDHIHTSTECKSEFDTWRSNIAGDMGGEWSG
- a CDS encoding MogA/MoaB family molybdenum cofactor biosynthesis protein, which codes for MTGDHVDRSRRRSTDNHSHDVIDPLYVAVVTVSTSRYDEHNPADALSTVDDPGGDTAVVTFESAGHRVTARALVPDDADRIEDLLESLLTRQDVDTIITTGGTGVTADDVTPDAVQATIDRRLRGFGELFRMLSYEEVGTRAMASRALAGIADGVPIFCLPGSASAVELATETLIVPETPHLAGLATRHQMSDPAGRAIVEDDP
- a CDS encoding CopG family ribbon-helix-helix protein, whose protein sequence is MPVVSISLPEELLESVDSFAEEQGYTGRSEVFRQSVRGLLGEFDESELRGRELMGTVTVLFEYGSSGVENEVTHLRHEYESLIVSNVHGHVGERYCMELFVIEGGLEDVSEVVSSVRTVDGVLTVDYSLQPIDDVGGIASPS
- a CDS encoding SDR family NAD(P)-dependent oxidoreductase, which encodes MDDSTAVVTGATSGIGRAVAAACADEGAHVVACARDADDIADVVAKIESSGGTATGVRADVRDEFDAERLAETAARVGNDGIEYVFANAGVFHGSPGDEPIDAESYTTYDDHLRTNGRGVFATIKEAKPHLTDTARVIVPTGSVARDAKAGIGSYAVSKATAEAIARAFAVDIEQTVGCVDPGQVATDLSGPGGRDPEDVAPMFVWAATEADPEELNGAVLGLREWKMATR
- a CDS encoding TrmB family transcriptional regulator, which produces MSLGRTTASTHTPTPIPSEIEAPTAKLVYMTLDADGPHTIDELSDRLNMQKLVLLETLRTLESKGIVDANGECCTAN
- a CDS encoding CopG family ribbon-helix-helix protein encodes the protein MRTSLNIPDDVLAEFDAVWQAEGFDSRSRAVREAIQEYVEAHSKLEEMSGSVAAVIVFDYEHEEVIRELHGIQHQYQDAISATSHVHEGEWCLETVFCRGEVARIRELVYDLRDFDGVGRVKLLSLRNL
- a CDS encoding signal peptidase I, with translation MTLRSYVEWALGLFLVIIVLALLLGQLLGQPILLGFVSTGSMEPAMNAGDGFVAVPSLLAGDTSEDDVVVFEAEELHGGGLTTHRVVGETDEGYITRGDANPFTDQDGDEPPVSDGQIVAHALQVGDTVVTIPHLGTVVMGFQSGADSVQQSVVSAMGGEGGLERTQLGGAFVALGMFFIGLAVLTGSRNARDITRSSSRPDVVKIWVVGGAVLVVLVVAATAAMVVPAGIQEYGVASSETPEEDPLVIEAGGSSTVEHTVRNDGFVPVVVFFEPGEDVTTEPDRTWVSRGSTAETSVTLSVPAEEGRYTRHVTEHRYLVVLPPTLIGGLHSIHPLVALLSINAVIAMGGLVAIVALFGTGDIRLRSGKDVPLAYRLRRKIRKWL